The following nucleotide sequence is from Streptomyces brevispora.
GTGTGTGTCTGTTCCATCGCCCCGCCCCTGCCCGTTCTCACGGAGGCCATTCCCCCGGACGCACGGTTATCGCTCATGAATTTCGTGGAGATCCCGTTATCGGTCAGCAGCGTAAAGGCAGCGGGCGGCTCCCGGCTACGCAGGGTGCAAGGGCGCCGGGGCGCGTTGGCAGCGCGAAGAGGGCGGAGTGTCGCTCTTGTGGCGCTTGGCCCCGGGCGCCCCCGGGCCCCGCATACCCGGCGGGGGGATCGCAGGCGGATCTCAGGCCGCGCGAATTGCGAGATGGACCACGTCGGGCACACCTCGGGCAACGCCTACCTCTTCGGTTCGAACCCCATGGAACCCGGCATCACGCAAGGCTTGTTCGAACTTCTCGGACGGCTGTGCGGACCACACGGCGAGGACTCCGCCGGGTGTGAGCCGCTGGTGGCAGTCGGCGAGACCGGCGGGGGAGTAGAGATTCCCGTTGTCGTCGGTGACGGTCCAGTCCGGCCCGTTGTCGATGTCCAGACACAGCGCGTCGTAACGTTCCGTAGTCGTACGGAGGTGGGCGACGAGATCCGTCGTCAGGACCGCGGTCCGCGGATCGGCGAGCGCCGGCCCCGAGATCCCGGCCAGCGGCCCGCCCAGGTGCCAGTCCACGATGGCCCGCTCCCGCTCCACCACCGCGATCCGGCCCCAGCGCGGCTCGGCGGCGGCCCGTGCGAGCGAGAACCCGACCCCGAGCCCGCCGATGAGTACCGCCGGGGCAGGCCGTCCGGCGGGCAGCGCGGCGAGTGCGGCGTCGATCAGCAGCCGCTCGGAGCGCCCGTCCGAGGTGTCCATCAGGAAACACCCGTTGGCGATGATCTCGAAGTCGTGGCCCCGCTTGCGCAGGACGACCTCCCCGTACGGTCCCTCGCGGCGGTCGAGGGTGACGGGGGAGAGGATGTCGGGGCCGTAGGTGTGGGGCATGGCGCGGATCTCCGGTGGATGTGTCGGTGGGTGCCACCGCCGGTCGGTGTCACGGCCATCCTGGCCCGCCCAGCCGCGTCCGGGCCAGCGGTTTGCCCGAGCGGGCACCGGCCGGCCGAATTCGGGCCGACCCGGTCAGCCGCGCTCGGAACGGGCCCCGCGCACCGCGAACAGCACCGCGCCCACCCCATGCACCGGCAACCCCACCACCCACGCCCCGGCCCACGCCCCGGCCCACGCCCCGGCCTGCGGCCCGGGG
It contains:
- a CDS encoding spermidine synthase, which produces MPHTYGPDILSPVTLDRREGPYGEVVLRKRGHDFEIIANGCFLMDTSDGRSERLLIDAALAALPAGRPAPAVLIGGLGVGFSLARAAAEPRWGRIAVVERERAIVDWHLGGPLAGISGPALADPRTAVLTTDLVAHLRTTTERYDALCLDIDNGPDWTVTDDNGNLYSPAGLADCHQRLTPGGVLAVWSAQPSEKFEQALRDAGFHGVRTEEVGVARGVPDVVHLAIRAA